One window of the Shewanella maritima genome contains the following:
- a CDS encoding GNAT family N-acetyltransferase, which translates to MRIKLAEVTEQDLAVFYQHQQDPEACKMADFPSRERQAFFEHWRTKVLGSELAVARSIWIKSDSPELGETSFKQGGSPERDASPEQVSKSEVLPHWQLVGNIVSWQVPIEVGSPMIAGQKLQLASEHYTGYWIGREFWGKGIATRALNTFLHQHSPRPLLAWVAEHNTGSIKVLERNGFKQIDPIDFGFEAEQGMLLLMLEAES; encoded by the coding sequence ATGAGAATAAAGTTAGCCGAAGTGACAGAGCAAGATCTCGCTGTGTTTTACCAGCATCAACAAGATCCAGAGGCTTGCAAGATGGCTGATTTCCCAAGCCGAGAGCGGCAAGCCTTTTTTGAGCATTGGCGAACTAAAGTGCTTGGCAGCGAATTGGCCGTTGCTAGAAGTATCTGGATTAAGTCTGACAGCCCTGAGCTAGGTGAAACAAGCTTTAAACAAGGTGGCAGCCCTGAGCGAGACGCCAGCCCTGAGCAGGTTAGCAAAAGTGAAGTGCTCCCACATTGGCAACTCGTAGGTAATATCGTGAGTTGGCAAGTACCCATTGAAGTCGGCTCACCAATGATAGCTGGGCAAAAGCTGCAACTGGCGAGTGAGCATTACACCGGTTACTGGATTGGACGAGAGTTTTGGGGTAAAGGTATCGCAACTCGTGCACTCAATACCTTTTTGCATCAGCATAGCCCCAGACCACTATTAGCCTGGGTGGCTGAGCATAATACTGGCTCGATAAAGGTACTCGAACGTAACGGTTTTAAGCAAATCGATCCCATTGATTTTGGTTTTGAAGCAGAGCAAGGCATGCTGCTTTTAATGCTTGAAGCTGAATCCTAA
- a CDS encoding transglycosylase domain-containing protein, with translation MSTAGKRKGAAPSAPKTAPKPAAKPRRSKLGLLLSLMVLALGYLLAVEVESSFYQAKLLHQYSERLVYQVKPQPTPLTVYPTSGPFDKRMGYVDLPQMLPKLLAKGYQISEQAQFSPQLLQYSRLGLFPPYKEKTQSGLSVLDCRAQPQFHFQYPQQVYTKVDDIPDAIAASLLFIENRELMGASHYHNPVVDWPRLAKATLGQITSAAGIDAIKGGGSTLATQIEKFRHSRDGLTRSIKDKLIQISSAMVRVYHDSELTYEARRKLVKDYLNTVPLSSAPGFGEVNGIGDGLKAWFGASLASVNQLLQQPHTQDNASARGLAYRQVVALMIAQRRPSYYLLKGRQDLEALVDSHLRLMQQFSIAETALIAAAMDSKLAFVSRGFHSAQSRENTASRETKGVNAVRIDTAQKLGVDLFQLDRFDLSINSTFNQHLQQQVSDYLHGLSKLDNAKREGIIGRHLLSAEQLEGVIYSLTLYQTQEQQNLLRVQTDNNPQPFDINEGSKLELGSTAKLRVLVTYLDIVAELQQRFIKMTVADLNKVDVEQGDNITRWVVDYLIRTRDRNLARMLDAALMRTYSASPEQVFFTGGAQHVFSNFSTKEDALTPTLYEALQGSINLPFVRLMQDIVSYSSSYNYHGSVAQLLHNDSDPNREQYLRAYARREGGQFVSRFYRKYHKQNPRQRLQNFYQALPNNTDRLAAAFRYLQPQASGRELKAFLTSRIAKPLSDKQVNRLYMKYGESKFSLANQGYLARVHPLELWVIKQLNQADDAGLQVSLTDLKQQSQDQLLAVYRWLFKTRHQNARDVRIKVMLEVDAFLSIHQRWEKWGYPFDYLVPSLASALGSSGDRPAALAELMGIIQNQGKRLPRLKVSQLHFAEDTPYEVKLNPNVGDSADDGYAEQVLHREVASVLKKALANVVNQGTAIRLSTKAKQYLPNMKIGGKTGTGDNRIVTEVKAGRKLSSVAINRTATFVFYIGDSFYGTITAYVPGRQADSYRFTSSLPLQVLNGLLPMLAPYIKRPEAMCLPDLAQNKA, from the coding sequence ATTAGCACTGCTGGCAAGCGCAAAGGAGCTGCGCCCTCTGCACCAAAAACAGCACCAAAACCGGCAGCAAAGCCTAGGCGAAGTAAACTTGGCTTACTGCTGAGTTTAATGGTGCTGGCACTTGGCTATTTGTTGGCTGTTGAAGTTGAGTCATCGTTTTATCAAGCCAAATTATTGCACCAGTATTCTGAGCGTTTGGTCTATCAAGTTAAACCACAACCTACGCCTTTAACCGTCTACCCAACAAGTGGCCCGTTTGATAAGCGCATGGGCTATGTTGACTTACCCCAAATGCTGCCTAAGTTGTTGGCAAAGGGTTATCAGATATCCGAGCAGGCACAGTTTTCTCCGCAGTTATTGCAATACAGTCGTCTAGGCTTATTCCCGCCTTATAAAGAGAAAACTCAGTCTGGCTTGAGCGTACTTGATTGCCGGGCGCAGCCTCAGTTTCATTTTCAGTACCCGCAGCAGGTGTATACCAAGGTTGATGATATTCCTGATGCCATTGCCGCTAGCTTATTGTTTATTGAAAATCGTGAGTTAATGGGGGCAAGTCATTACCATAACCCTGTAGTGGATTGGCCGCGTTTAGCTAAGGCGACGTTAGGGCAGATAACCTCGGCAGCAGGTATCGATGCAATCAAAGGTGGTGGCAGCACCCTTGCTACCCAAATAGAAAAGTTCAGACATTCTCGCGATGGTTTAACTCGCTCGATTAAAGACAAACTGATTCAAATCAGCTCAGCCATGGTGCGGGTATATCACGACAGTGAGCTAACGTATGAAGCCAGACGTAAGCTGGTAAAAGATTATTTAAATACTGTGCCGCTGTCATCTGCGCCAGGCTTTGGTGAAGTTAATGGTATAGGCGATGGCCTTAAAGCCTGGTTTGGTGCGTCTTTAGCTAGCGTGAATCAACTGCTGCAACAACCCCATACGCAAGATAATGCCAGCGCCAGAGGGTTGGCGTATCGGCAAGTGGTAGCCTTGATGATTGCCCAGCGCAGGCCGTCATATTACTTGCTGAAAGGACGGCAAGATCTGGAAGCGTTGGTGGATAGTCACTTACGTTTGATGCAGCAATTTAGCATTGCCGAAACCGCCTTGATTGCTGCAGCAATGGATAGCAAGTTAGCGTTTGTTTCTCGCGGTTTTCATTCTGCTCAGTCTCGAGAAAATACAGCTTCAAGAGAGACTAAGGGCGTCAATGCCGTGCGCATTGATACGGCGCAAAAGTTAGGCGTAGATTTATTCCAGCTTGACCGTTTTGATTTATCAATCAACAGTACTTTTAATCAGCATCTGCAACAGCAGGTGAGTGATTACTTACATGGTTTGTCGAAACTCGACAATGCCAAACGTGAAGGCATCATTGGCAGGCACTTATTAAGCGCTGAGCAGCTTGAGGGAGTTATTTACAGCCTTACCTTGTATCAGACTCAAGAGCAGCAAAACCTGCTCCGGGTACAAACTGATAATAATCCGCAGCCATTCGATATTAATGAAGGCAGTAAACTTGAGCTTGGCTCAACTGCCAAGCTCAGGGTGCTGGTGACTTATCTTGATATTGTTGCAGAGCTGCAACAGCGGTTTATTAAGATGACGGTTGCCGATCTCAACAAGGTAGATGTTGAGCAAGGCGATAATATTACCCGTTGGGTGGTGGATTATTTAATTCGCACTCGAGATAGAAACCTTGCACGTATGCTCGATGCCGCGTTAATGAGGACTTACTCTGCTTCACCTGAGCAGGTGTTCTTCACCGGTGGTGCTCAGCATGTATTTAGTAACTTTAGCACCAAGGAAGATGCATTAACCCCCACTTTGTATGAGGCGCTGCAAGGCTCTATAAACTTACCTTTTGTACGTTTAATGCAAGATATTGTGAGTTACAGCAGTAGCTATAACTATCACGGCAGTGTCGCGCAGCTGCTGCATAACGATAGTGACCCAAATCGTGAGCAGTATTTACGTGCCTATGCTCGTCGTGAGGGCGGTCAATTTGTAAGTCGTTTTTATCGTAAATACCACAAGCAAAATCCGCGTCAAAGACTACAGAACTTTTATCAAGCCTTACCTAATAATACAGACAGGCTCGCTGCGGCATTTCGTTACTTACAACCTCAAGCCAGCGGACGTGAACTCAAAGCCTTTTTAACTAGTCGTATAGCCAAACCGTTATCTGATAAGCAAGTTAATCGCTTATATATGAAATACGGTGAGTCGAAATTTAGCCTAGCAAATCAGGGGTACTTGGCACGAGTACACCCATTAGAGCTGTGGGTTATCAAGCAGCTGAATCAGGCTGATGATGCAGGGCTGCAGGTATCATTGACTGATTTGAAACAGCAGTCGCAAGATCAGTTGTTAGCTGTGTATCGCTGGTTATTTAAAACTCGCCATCAAAATGCTCGTGATGTACGCATCAAGGTGATGCTAGAGGTGGATGCATTTTTATCTATTCATCAAAGGTGGGAAAAGTGGGGCTATCCGTTTGACTATTTGGTGCCATCTTTAGCATCAGCGCTTGGCAGTTCGGGCGATCGCCCTGCAGCTCTGGCTGAGCTGATGGGGATTATTCAAAATCAGGGCAAGCGCTTGCCTAGGCTTAAGGTGTCTCAGCTGCACTTTGCAGAAGATACACCCTATGAGGTTAAGCTAAACCCAAACGTAGGCGACAGTGCAGATGATGGCTATGCTGAGCAAGTGCTGCATCGTGAAGTTGCCAGTGTGCTTAAAAAGGCTTTGGCGAACGTTGTTAATCAGGGCACGGCAATTAGATTAAGCACCAAGGCCAAGCAATATTTACCTAATATGAAGATTGGCGGCAAAACGGGTACTGGCGATAATCGCATCGTCACTGAGGTTAAAGCAGGGCGTAAACTAAGCTCAGTTGCAATCAACCGTACTGCTACTTTTGTGTTTTACATTGGCGATAGCTTTTACGGCACGATAACGGCATACGTGCCAGGGCGACAGGCTGATAGTTATCGGTTTACTTCGTCGCTACCATTGCAAGTACTTAATGGTTTGCTACCTATGCTAGCGCCTTATATTAAAAGGCCCGAGGCCATGTGTCTGCCAGACTTAGCGCAAAATAAAGCTTAG